The Halalkalicoccus subterraneus genome includes a window with the following:
- a CDS encoding relaxase/mobilization nuclease domain-containing protein, with translation MTTYLDTDYRDTGAGDLVNYISREGDTPVHDRSGRPMSDERKGRFVEKSGRHQFERHMIISPENGTDLSNDELGKETRRTMERFTEDRPTATYAYSIHRDTEHPHAHVAMTGEKTDLYMDREDIENVREMANERMVERERYKHRQNERERREREQEKQLEEERERANERGGIGR, from the coding sequence ATGACGACGTATCTCGACACCGATTATCGGGACACCGGGGCGGGTGATCTCGTGAACTACATCAGTCGCGAAGGGGATACTCCGGTCCACGACAGGTCCGGCCGCCCGATGAGCGATGAGCGTAAAGGACGGTTCGTCGAGAAGAGCGGACGCCACCAGTTCGAGCGCCACATGATTATCAGCCCGGAGAACGGCACCGACTTATCGAACGACGAACTCGGCAAAGAGACGCGCCGGACGATGGAGCGGTTCACCGAAGACCGGCCGACGGCCACCTACGCTTACTCTATTCATCGGGACACTGAGCACCCGCACGCACACGTCGCCATGACTGGGGAGAAGACAGATCTCTACATGGATCGCGAGGACATCGAGAACGTCCGAGAGATGGCCAACGAGCGGATGGTTGAACGCGAGCGGTACAAACACCGTCAGAATGAACGTGAGCGCCGCGAGCGCGAGCAAGAGAAGCAACTAGAGGAGGAACGTGAGCGCGCCAACGAAAGGGGAGGTATCGGCCGATGA
- a CDS encoding ribbon-helix-helix domain-containing protein: MRTDSDGQSNEGQTEKIDVRVPAALLEVIEEEYHQRGYTSRSEAIRDALRDWANPPTTPSDETLEDLENSREQKKEGETVSAEETRERLELDD; this comes from the coding sequence ATGAGAACTGATTCGGATGGACAGTCCAATGAGGGTCAAACAGAGAAAATCGACGTCCGCGTCCCGGCGGCCCTACTCGAGGTGATCGAAGAGGAGTACCACCAGCGTGGGTACACGTCTCGGTCGGAAGCGATCCGTGATGCACTTCGGGATTGGGCAAATCCTCCGACTACGCCTTCTGATGAAACGCTTGAGGACCTCGAGAATAGCCGAGAGCAGAAAAAAGAGGGAGAGACGGTATCAGCTGAGGAGACCCGAGAGCGGTTAGAGCTGGATGACTGA